The proteins below come from a single Bactrocera tryoni isolate S06 unplaced genomic scaffold, CSIRO_BtryS06_freeze2 scaffold_25, whole genome shotgun sequence genomic window:
- the LOC120780663 gene encoding uncharacterized protein LOC120780663: MNSERKMLIAKALALRSQINILLIDNSSRELLECLTTQHHALAKKIAELKKQHLIVLELIKDLGMPINSCWTKQRKNQFWEHDCQRNGCAFFKENFRMNRSSFDKLCDILRPLQKMDTNYRKAIPIEKRVAITLFALGSSAEYRSIANMFGVGKSTVCEILLEFCTEIWRLLQPSCFKMLPLNRENITELVTGFEVIGFPQCLGAIDGCHIEIHPSSDEAVDYYNYKGWYSTVLMALVDVKYRFTYINVGSPGRCNDSQIYETSSLKK, from the exons GCTCATCGACAATTCTTCAAGAGAACTATTGGAATGTCTTACTACTCAGCACCATGCCTTGGCAAAAAAGATAGCCGAGTTAAAGAAACAACATCTAATAGTATTAGAATTAATAAAGGACCTTGGGATGCCGATTAATTCATGTTGGACAAAA CAACGTAAGAATCAGTTTTGGGAACACGATTGCCAACGAAACGGTTGTGCTTTTTTTAAAGAGAACTTTCGCATGAACCGAAGTTCCTTTGATAAATTATGTGACATCCTCCGCCCGTTACAAAAAATGGATACAAATTACCGAAAAGCTATTCCTATCGAGAAAAGAGTGGCTATAACATTATTTGCTTTAGGGTCATCTGCAGAGTATCGTAGTATCGCCAACATGTTCGGTGTAGGAAAATCTACGGTTTGCGAAATTTTACTGGAATTTTGCACCGAAATCTGGAGATTACTGCAACCATCCTGTTTTAAAATGTTGCCTCTAAACAGAGAAAATATAACCGAATTGGTGACTGGTTTCGAGGTAATTGGATTCCCACAATGCTTAGGAGCAATTG ACGGATGCCACATTGAGATTCATCCATCATCTGACGAAGCTGttgattattataattataaaggaTGGTATTCCACCGTTTTAATGGCATTAGTTGATGTTAA aTACCGTTTTACTTACATAAACGTAGGAAGTCCCGGGCGATGTAATGACTCTCAAATTTATGAGACGTCatcacttaaaaaataa